In Thermodesulfobium sp. 4217-1, a single genomic region encodes these proteins:
- a CDS encoding Lrp/AsnC family transcriptional regulator yields the protein MLDNIDLKVIRELMSNARSSWSQLGSLLNMSPPAAAERVHKLEISGVIKGYSAIIDPNMVGLGLTALIFITIENPEGRAYFLQKTKTIPEILECYHITGDADYMVKIRCSNTNDLEKIISNELKSIAGIKTKTMVVLSTVKEVSSLPVNVNVV from the coding sequence ATGTTAGATAACATTGATTTAAAAGTTATAAGGGAGCTAATGTCAAATGCCCGTTCATCCTGGTCCCAGTTAGGAAGTTTGTTAAATATGTCACCTCCCGCAGCAGCAGAGAGGGTTCATAAATTGGAAATTTCAGGGGTTATAAAGGGATATTCAGCAATAATCGATCCCAATATGGTTGGATTGGGATTAACAGCTTTGATATTTATCACAATAGAAAATCCCGAAGGAAGAGCCTACTTTTTACAAAAAACTAAAACTATACCAGAGATCTTAGAGTGTTATCATATTACTGGAGACGCTGACTACATGGTTAAGATCCGCTGTTCAAATACAAATGATTTAGAAAAAATTATCAGCAACGAACTTAAATCTATAGCTGGTATAAAAACAAAAACAATGGTAGTTCTATCAACCGTAAAAGAAGTCTCATCGCTTCCAGTTAATGTAAATGTTGTCTAA
- a CDS encoding proton-conducting transporter membrane subunit has translation MVLISDLLLAICLILLSNAKNKIIRFILVLIAFSSLGYDLINLGIFSPFDLRAFFIITVFIVSAMISIILSVKDFEKSVSPLYVIAFIFQLFALLNHDALLYSIVLELLSLITFGFLFMKIKSFNSYKIYFIVNIIYYLLFILNSTSFISFTGLLAIIAISLRLAATPFHWWQPKFVSITNPIISSAVVCVGEVIDFYLLFFILQEVKSISFITYQDLNNILFFVAILSIVVGAIMAYLEKDLKRLLSYSTIDDTGYFLLALAIGNSLGLIAAIIILINHSVSKFGLFVITDKIESIFCTTNISELSGIAKKYPFLSITFLIFSLSLIGAPFLPGFSGKLLLYQAAFDKSLLLSIFLIIASCLTLIYYIRAYHKIFWGSEESMAKNKISFEEKFVTNISLTILCIAILYFGIYPNYLINVINSLIKVVN, from the coding sequence TTGGTATTAATATCTGATTTATTATTAGCAATATGTCTAATATTACTTTCAAATGCAAAAAATAAAATTATAAGATTTATATTAGTTTTGATTGCATTTTCTTCATTAGGATACGATCTAATTAACTTAGGAATTTTTTCACCTTTTGACTTAAGGGCATTTTTTATAATAACGGTATTTATCGTCTCTGCTATGATTTCTATCATATTGTCAGTTAAGGATTTCGAGAAATCAGTTTCACCTTTGTACGTAATAGCATTTATCTTTCAGTTATTCGCACTCTTAAATCACGATGCATTGCTTTACAGCATTGTGTTAGAACTCTTAAGTTTAATAACATTTGGCTTCCTATTTATGAAAATTAAATCTTTTAACTCTTACAAAATATATTTTATTGTTAACATAATCTATTATTTACTTTTTATTTTAAATAGCACAAGTTTTATTTCATTTACTGGCCTTCTAGCTATAATTGCAATATCTTTAAGGTTAGCTGCCACACCATTTCACTGGTGGCAACCAAAATTCGTTAGCATCACAAATCCTATAATATCATCTGCAGTTGTATGTGTCGGAGAAGTAATAGACTTTTACCTATTGTTCTTCATATTGCAAGAAGTTAAGTCGATATCATTTATAACATATCAAGATCTAAACAATATACTGTTCTTCGTGGCAATATTATCAATTGTTGTCGGAGCAATAATGGCATACCTTGAAAAAGATCTAAAAAGACTTCTCTCTTATTCGACAATTGATGACACCGGCTACTTTCTTTTAGCGCTTGCAATTGGAAATAGTTTAGGATTAATCGCAGCCATAATAATATTAATAAATCATTCTGTTTCAAAATTTGGGCTATTCGTTATAACTGACAAAATTGAAAGTATTTTTTGCACCACAAATATATCAGAATTAAGCGGCATTGCAAAAAAATATCCATTTTTATCAATAACATTTTTGATTTTCTCACTTAGCCTAATAGGCGCTCCTTTCTTGCCTGGTTTTTCTGGAAAATTGTTACTTTATCAGGCAGCTTTTGATAAAAGCTTGTTGCTTAGCATCTTTCTAATTATTGCAAGCTGCTTGACTCTTATTTACTATATCCGTGCCTATCATAAAATTTTTTGGGGAAGTGAAGAAAGCATGGCAAAAAACAAGATAAGTTTTGAAGAAAAATTTGTTACAAATATCTCGCTCACAATTTTATGTATAGCAATTTTATATTTTGGTATATACCCAAACTATTTAATAAACGTCATCAATAGCTTGATTAAGGTGGTAAATTAA
- a CDS encoding LysE family transporter yields MLSNLSFLTKGFFIGISVAAPIGPISILCIKRTLSNGLSNGLISGLGAATADSAYSFLAIIGISKISKWLLDSQYIIHLVGGIFLIYLGYTIFKSIPVKDSKKESRIGFISSYLSTLFLTVINPMTILSFGAIFAGVGLFNNNIEFSYSIFPTIGVFLGSTFWWIILCSTTNLMREKLSQNNLVLVNKLSALVILGFGIISLISI; encoded by the coding sequence ATGTTGTCTAATCTGTCTTTCTTAACTAAAGGGTTTTTTATAGGAATTTCAGTTGCAGCCCCAATTGGACCGATAAGCATACTCTGCATAAAAAGAACCTTATCAAATGGGCTCTCAAATGGTCTTATATCAGGATTGGGAGCTGCAACTGCTGACAGTGCATATTCTTTTTTAGCGATAATTGGCATCTCAAAAATATCAAAATGGCTCCTTGACAGTCAATATATTATTCACTTAGTAGGGGGGATATTTTTAATCTATCTTGGTTATACTATTTTTAAATCAATACCAGTAAAGGATTCAAAAAAAGAATCACGCATAGGATTTATTAGCTCATACTTATCAACTCTTTTTTTAACAGTAATCAATCCAATGACAATATTATCATTTGGGGCTATCTTTGCAGGGGTCGGTTTGTTCAATAACAATATAGAATTTAGCTATTCAATATTTCCAACTATCGGAGTTTTTTTAGGCTCAACTTTTTGGTGGATAATTCTTTGTTCAACAACAAACTTAATGCGCGAAAAGTTAAGTCAAAATAATCTCGTTCTTGTAAACAAGCTCTCAGCCCTGGTAATTTTGGGCTTTGGAATAATTAGTCTGATATCAATCTAA
- a CDS encoding NADH-quinone oxidoreductase subunit B: MIFKIGRSKSPWLFHLNTGSCNGCDIEIVALLASRYDVERLGCKLVGSPKHADICLVTGPVTARSKEPLLRIYDMLPNPKVIVCIGACSISSGVFTDGYSIVGPAHNLIPVTAYVGGCSAHPKNIFLGLQKAIEVFKEGR, translated from the coding sequence ATGATTTTTAAGATTGGAAGAAGTAAATCACCCTGGTTGTTTCATTTGAATACAGGTTCTTGCAATGGCTGCGACATAGAAATTGTAGCTCTTCTTGCATCAAGATACGATGTAGAGAGACTGGGCTGCAAATTAGTTGGCAGCCCAAAGCATGCAGATATATGTCTGGTCACTGGCCCTGTAACAGCAAGATCTAAGGAACCTCTTTTAAGAATATACGATATGCTGCCAAACCCAAAGGTAATTGTGTGCATTGGCGCGTGTTCTATAAGTTCTGGGGTATTTACAGATGGATATAGCATTGTAGGTCCTGCCCATAATTTAATTCCTGTAACCGCTTATGTCGGAGGATGCTCTGCTCATCCTAAGAATATATTTTTGGGATTACAAAAAGCCATAGAGGTTTTTAAGGAGGGAAGATGA
- a CDS encoding complex I subunit 1 family protein, with product MISYILSILIFPGFLFSFLLGGLMDSFRRKLKAKMQLRIGPPLTQGFYDIIKLFSKETLIPENMPWVLYFITPIIGVVSISIALSLFPIPLPFVKFNSHKIPFDLIVIFYLSEVPTICYLLFGYFTNSIFGQIGASRKAQLLFAYNVPMILIITALAFSVNGSPTFNLFDLAAKGFNTTSIFLKIIFIPIFILCSLAKLKLNPFSIPNAEQEILEGPTVEASGPALALFEISHFMEWVILGFLFSYLFLPIFIIPTNLILISIILICFVFASLLSLLEAATARIELNQAINIFVKFTWPISILGLLLAFFTHV from the coding sequence ATGATTTCATATATACTTTCAATTTTAATTTTTCCCGGTTTTCTCTTTTCATTCTTGCTTGGAGGTCTTATGGACTCATTTAGAAGAAAGTTAAAGGCAAAAATGCAGCTTAGAATTGGTCCTCCACTGACACAAGGCTTCTACGATATTATAAAGTTATTTAGCAAAGAAACCTTAATCCCAGAAAATATGCCATGGGTTCTGTATTTTATAACCCCAATTATAGGCGTAGTGTCCATATCAATTGCTCTCTCTCTTTTTCCTATTCCATTACCATTTGTCAAGTTTAACTCACACAAAATACCATTCGATCTTATAGTAATATTTTATCTCTCTGAAGTGCCTACTATTTGTTATCTTTTATTTGGATACTTTACGAACTCTATATTTGGTCAAATAGGAGCATCAAGAAAGGCCCAACTTCTTTTTGCATACAACGTGCCAATGATATTGATCATTACGGCACTAGCTTTTAGCGTAAACGGATCCCCAACTTTTAATTTATTTGACCTTGCTGCAAAGGGTTTTAATACCACATCAATCTTTTTAAAAATCATATTTATTCCGATATTTATTTTGTGTTCACTTGCGAAGCTAAAGCTTAATCCCTTTTCAATACCAAATGCTGAACAAGAAATATTGGAGGGACCTACGGTAGAGGCAAGCGGGCCTGCCCTTGCGCTTTTTGAAATCTCGCATTTTATGGAGTGGGTTATTTTGGGATTTTTATTTTCTTATCTATTTTTACCAATATTCATCATACCAACAAATCTTATATTAATCTCAATAATATTAATATGCTTTGTATTCGCATCGCTGCTCTCATTATTAGAAGCCGCAACAGCAAGAATTGAGCTTAATCAGGCAATTAATATATTTGTAAAATTTACCTGGCCAATTTCTATATTAGGGCTTTTATTAGCATTTTTCACACATGTTTAA
- the gatB gene encoding Asp-tRNA(Asn)/Glu-tRNA(Gln) amidotransferase subunit GatB, with product MNNNVVIGLEIHAQLKTNTKMFCGCRTSFGDKPNSNVCPVCMALPGSLPVSNKKAVTYTVMSGLALNCTISRYSKFDRKQYFYPDMPKNYQISQYDLPFCRNGYLEFFCDDELRKVRIHRIHLEEDTGKLIHTGDIMESEQSMVDYNRAGTPLMEIVTEPDISSPKEARLFMFELRNLLRYLDVSDGNMEEGSMRCDANISLKNPDGTLGTKVEIKNMNSLKSLEKALEFEINRQSHVISSGGIIIQETRHFDERDSTTHSLRTKEEAHDYRYFPEPDLLPVVITDEEVMSISCNLPELPLKKYFRFIEELGIGKNDASTLIFDLKLANFFDECVKCKCSPKEAVKWILGDLTYFWNEKKIEPDSNVFTPLYLKEILDLIDEKIISIRQAKEVVEKVFEMIESPRNIIEKLGIKQISDEGFLIDTAKRIVEENPKAVQDFLKGKKNAVGFLVGQLMRETKGKASPEMSNKIINEILNELSPKE from the coding sequence ATGAATAATAATGTCGTAATTGGTTTGGAGATTCATGCTCAATTGAAAACAAACACAAAGATGTTTTGTGGCTGTAGGACATCTTTTGGCGATAAACCAAATTCTAACGTGTGCCCTGTATGTATGGCTCTGCCTGGCTCTCTTCCTGTCTCCAACAAGAAGGCAGTTACATATACCGTTATGAGTGGTTTAGCTCTTAATTGTACAATTTCTAGATATTCCAAATTTGATAGAAAACAATATTTTTATCCCGATATGCCCAAAAATTATCAGATTTCACAATATGATTTGCCCTTTTGCAGGAATGGATATCTTGAATTTTTCTGTGATGATGAGCTTAGAAAGGTAAGAATTCATAGAATCCATCTTGAAGAAGATACTGGAAAACTAATACACACAGGCGATATAATGGAATCAGAGCAGAGCATGGTGGACTATAACAGAGCTGGTACACCTCTGATGGAGATCGTTACTGAGCCTGATATTTCGTCTCCAAAAGAGGCTAGACTTTTTATGTTCGAGCTCAGGAATCTCTTGAGGTACCTTGACGTTTCAGATGGAAATATGGAAGAAGGATCTATGCGCTGTGACGCAAATATATCCCTAAAAAATCCTGATGGTACTCTTGGAACTAAAGTCGAAATTAAAAATATGAACTCTTTGAAATCTCTTGAAAAGGCATTAGAATTTGAAATTAACAGGCAGTCACATGTTATAAGTTCTGGTGGAATTATAATTCAAGAGACAAGACATTTTGATGAACGTGATAGTACAACTCATTCTCTGAGAACGAAAGAGGAAGCTCACGATTATAGATATTTTCCTGAACCAGATCTCTTGCCTGTAGTTATTACCGATGAAGAAGTTATGAGCATATCGTGCAACTTGCCCGAACTTCCATTGAAAAAATATTTTAGGTTTATTGAAGAGTTAGGTATTGGTAAAAATGATGCCTCCACACTTATTTTTGATTTGAAATTAGCCAACTTTTTTGATGAGTGTGTGAAATGTAAGTGCTCCCCTAAAGAGGCTGTAAAGTGGATACTGGGTGACTTAACTTATTTTTGGAACGAGAAAAAAATAGAACCTGATAGTAATGTTTTTACCCCGCTCTATCTAAAAGAAATTCTCGATCTTATTGATGAGAAAATAATAAGCATTAGACAAGCGAAGGAAGTTGTTGAAAAGGTTTTCGAAATGATTGAGTCTCCAAGAAATATTATTGAAAAGCTTGGGATTAAACAGATTTCTGATGAGGGATTCTTGATCGATACTGCTAAAAGGATCGTAGAAGAAAATCCAAAAGCTGTCCAAGACTTTCTTAAGGGAAAAAAGAATGCAGTAGGATTTCTTGTCGGTCAACTGATGAGGGAGACTAAGGGTAAGGCTTCTCCAGAGATGTCTAATAAAATAATTAATGAAATTTTGAATGAGTTAAGCCCCAAGGAATAG
- a CDS encoding tetratricopeptide repeat protein: MSYKKIVLMFVCITIFFCGRSFANWGDRTHEYILETINNSGLYKSSLEYSSSFKDNSDNVLKINLRSAALSLDESLIERTLESTPVSLMNSREYFLAEGIKYYLQGNWAQSIGALSICIDKDPLDIYSWYYMAKDYELRNDYNSANYAYQKALSIDPNSVGVLKSYARFLNLAGLTDQYKVVKNHIKDIYSRDSNLEIFGN; encoded by the coding sequence GTGTCTTACAAAAAAATTGTTCTAATGTTTGTATGCATTACTATATTTTTTTGCGGGAGATCCTTTGCAAATTGGGGGGATAGGACACACGAATATATTCTTGAGACTATAAATAATAGCGGTCTTTACAAAAGCTCACTTGAATATTCTAGTTCTTTTAAAGACAACAGCGATAACGTGTTAAAAATCAATCTAAGATCGGCTGCTCTTAGCTTAGATGAATCGTTGATTGAGAGAACCTTAGAATCGACTCCAGTCTCTTTAATGAATTCAAGAGAATATTTTCTTGCTGAGGGAATAAAGTATTACTTGCAAGGCAATTGGGCCCAAAGCATTGGCGCACTGAGTATTTGTATTGATAAAGATCCCCTTGATATTTATAGTTGGTATTATATGGCTAAAGATTATGAATTGAGAAATGATTATAATAGCGCTAATTATGCTTATCAAAAGGCACTGTCAATAGATCCAAATAGCGTTGGTGTTTTGAAGAGCTATGCGAGATTCTTGAATCTAGCTGGTTTAACTGATCAATATAAAGTTGTTAAAAATCACATTAAAGATATTTATTCGAGAGATAGCAATCTTGAGATATTTGGGAATTGA
- a CDS encoding cobyrinate a,c-diamide synthase, with amino-acid sequence MKKNFKKILISAPFGRSGKTSFSIGLTRALSRKGYTVQTFKKGPDFIDPSWLSMSSGRSCRNLDLFMMDKETILDSFIRNSSDADISIIEGAMGLYDGIDYLGTGSTAEIAKIIDSPILFVMPVQRITRSCAALIKGYVEFDKEIDIKGVILNKVARDRQKNLIINALEHYNLPDVLASFPKDDKRLSIPDRHLGLIPAKERLELNSVIDRFADAVDEHMNWDLFFDIAKDPVEPISKLIDNLTGYDLLSDVKIGILQDISFSFYYPEVFDFLKMSGAKVEIINSLTDKRLPDIDVLYIGGGFPEVFAKELEGNDSLRRSIKDFGENNNPIYAECGGLMYLSDFIENDGNKYNMVGLLPFGIHMDKKPVGHGYEEVEVFEENPFFPKRTRIRGHEFHHSSVSMNRSEDIKFSMKVLRGNGIMNKLDGVVYKRVMASYLHIHPLGFKDFIADLLKSACISK; translated from the coding sequence GTGAAGAAAAATTTTAAAAAAATTTTAATTTCCGCTCCATTTGGCCGATCTGGCAAAACATCCTTTTCAATAGGACTAACTCGTGCGCTTTCAAGAAAAGGATACACAGTTCAAACTTTTAAAAAAGGGCCTGATTTTATAGATCCTAGCTGGCTTTCTATGTCTTCGGGAAGATCATGCAGAAATTTAGATTTATTTATGATGGATAAAGAAACAATTTTAGATTCTTTCATCAGAAACTCTTCTGATGCAGATATTTCAATAATAGAGGGGGCAATGGGACTCTATGACGGAATTGACTATTTGGGTACGGGTTCAACTGCTGAAATTGCAAAAATAATTGATAGTCCTATTCTCTTTGTTATGCCTGTTCAGAGAATAACAAGAAGTTGTGCCGCACTTATAAAGGGCTATGTCGAATTCGATAAAGAAATAGATATAAAGGGCGTAATACTAAATAAAGTTGCAAGAGACAGGCAGAAAAACTTAATTATCAATGCATTGGAACACTATAATTTACCAGATGTCTTAGCCTCTTTCCCTAAGGATGACAAACGATTGTCCATTCCAGATAGACATTTAGGGCTAATACCTGCTAAAGAAAGATTGGAACTAAATTCTGTAATTGACAGATTTGCTGATGCTGTAGATGAACATATGAATTGGGATTTGTTTTTCGATATAGCCAAAGATCCTGTAGAACCAATCAGTAAGCTTATTGATAATCTAACTGGATACGATCTTTTGTCTGACGTTAAGATTGGTATTTTACAGGATATATCTTTTTCATTTTATTACCCTGAAGTATTTGATTTTTTGAAAATGTCAGGTGCAAAAGTAGAAATCATAAATTCTTTAACGGATAAGCGTCTTCCAGATATAGATGTGCTTTATATTGGCGGAGGGTTTCCTGAAGTTTTTGCTAAAGAGCTTGAGGGAAATGATTCGCTAAGGAGATCTATTAAGGATTTTGGCGAGAACAATAATCCAATTTATGCTGAATGCGGCGGGTTAATGTATTTATCTGATTTTATTGAAAACGACGGTAATAAATATAATATGGTTGGGCTCTTGCCATTTGGCATTCATATGGATAAAAAACCTGTGGGACATGGTTATGAAGAGGTTGAGGTATTTGAAGAGAATCCATTTTTCCCAAAAAGGACAAGGATTAGAGGACATGAATTTCACCATAGCAGCGTATCTATGAATAGAAGTGAAGATATTAAATTTTCTATGAAAGTTCTTAGGGGAAATGGCATAATGAATAAACTCGATGGCGTGGTGTATAAAAGGGTTATGGCATCATATCTTCACATTCATCCATTAGGTTTTAAAGATTTTATAGCCGATTTGCTAAAGTCTGCATGTATTTCTAAGTAG
- the gatA gene encoding Asp-tRNA(Asn)/Glu-tRNA(Gln) amidotransferase subunit GatA, with protein METKKFTIGQLIKGYKNKSVSPREVLDYVFSNIKLYEPKINSFVTLMEEYAYKSVESLSFDEIDSKPLWGVPVAIKDNMCVNGFKTTCSSKILEPFTPIYTATAVQRLIDAGAIVVGKTNLDEFAMGSSTENSAFFTTSNPWDIDRVPGGSSGGSASAVAARFVPLATGSDTGGSIRQPASFCGVVGFKPTYGTVSRYGLVAFASSLDQIGPFATKVKDVEAAFSVISGKDEMDSTSHPYVFSPVDKNIKEYKIGIVKELYETEGFDSEVLDSLNNVIRLLKSEGCKVDFCSLPHLQYSLPVYYLVATSEASSNLARFDGVRYGLRVEGKDIIETFLQTRGRGFGSEVKRRIMLGTYALSSGYYDAYYLKASKVRTLIVNDFEKAFGEYDCLICPTSPTTAFKKGDKTNDPLSMYLSDIATIPVNLAGLPGISIPVGLDKKGLPIGLQIIGKPFNDNDVLNFASKIESIINFEAEPSLLGGR; from the coding sequence ATGGAAACTAAAAAATTTACAATTGGCCAACTAATTAAGGGTTATAAAAATAAGAGTGTTAGCCCAAGAGAAGTATTAGATTATGTTTTCAGTAATATAAAACTTTATGAACCAAAGATAAATTCTTTTGTTACTTTAATGGAAGAATATGCTTACAAAAGCGTTGAATCCCTGAGCTTTGACGAAATTGATTCAAAACCTTTATGGGGAGTGCCAGTGGCAATAAAGGATAATATGTGTGTCAATGGTTTCAAAACCACTTGCAGCTCTAAAATTCTTGAACCTTTTACTCCGATATATACCGCTACGGCTGTCCAAAGGTTGATTGATGCAGGTGCAATTGTTGTTGGAAAAACCAACCTAGATGAATTTGCTATGGGTTCTTCCACTGAAAATTCCGCATTCTTCACTACCTCAAACCCATGGGACATAGATAGGGTTCCTGGAGGAAGCTCAGGAGGATCGGCATCTGCTGTTGCAGCGAGATTTGTCCCGCTTGCTACAGGTTCAGATACTGGTGGCTCTATAAGACAGCCTGCCTCTTTTTGTGGTGTAGTAGGATTTAAGCCAACTTATGGCACTGTATCAAGATATGGTTTAGTGGCTTTTGCATCATCTCTTGATCAGATAGGACCTTTTGCTACAAAAGTGAAGGATGTAGAGGCTGCTTTTTCTGTGATTAGCGGAAAAGACGAAATGGATTCCACTTCTCATCCTTACGTATTTTCTCCGGTAGATAAGAATATAAAAGAATATAAGATAGGTATTGTCAAAGAACTTTATGAAACAGAGGGGTTTGATTCTGAAGTTTTGGATTCTTTGAACAACGTTATAAGACTTCTTAAATCAGAGGGCTGCAAAGTTGATTTTTGTTCTCTTCCGCATCTACAGTACTCACTGCCAGTTTACTACCTAGTAGCCACTTCTGAGGCTAGCTCAAACCTTGCAAGATTTGATGGTGTGAGATATGGACTGAGGGTGGAAGGCAAGGATATTATTGAGACCTTCCTTCAAACAAGAGGGCGTGGTTTTGGTAGTGAGGTAAAAAGAAGAATAATGTTGGGAACCTATGCTCTTTCGAGCGGCTATTACGATGCATACTATTTAAAGGCATCAAAAGTTAGAACTCTTATAGTCAATGATTTTGAGAAAGCCTTTGGAGAGTATGACTGCTTAATATGTCCAACTTCCCCGACAACTGCTTTTAAAAAAGGTGATAAGACGAACGATCCACTTTCAATGTATTTATCTGATATAGCTACCATCCCCGTAAACCTTGCAGGGCTCCCTGGAATTTCTATTCCAGTTGGTCTTGATAAAAAAGGTCTTCCTATCGGATTGCAAATTATTGGTAAACCCTTTAACGATAACGATGTTCTAAATTTTGCAAGTAAGATTGAATCAATTATAAATTTTGAGGCTGAGCCTTCTCTATTGGGAGGTAGATAG
- a CDS encoding 4Fe-4S dicluster domain-containing protein yields MLPLIRILIENIFKPPITEDISSVNLPKHPKGFHGYPEHDPTRCIACGICQYFCPAKVIKISQIDDKINYHMDLDQCTCCGQCIDYCPTNAIKHMPNPYFVTTNLDDFKVDHQINLIKCAKCDAFIPDMTLIANKLFGEGKPIPKHLSMCPKCKRKP; encoded by the coding sequence ATGCTTCCACTGATAAGAATCTTAATTGAGAATATTTTTAAGCCACCCATAACAGAAGATATATCGAGTGTTAACTTGCCAAAGCATCCAAAGGGATTTCACGGCTATCCAGAACACGATCCCACCAGATGTATTGCATGCGGTATATGTCAGTACTTTTGCCCGGCAAAGGTTATAAAAATATCACAGATAGATGACAAAATAAACTATCATATGGACTTAGATCAGTGCACCTGTTGTGGACAGTGTATAGATTATTGTCCTACTAATGCAATAAAGCACATGCCAAACCCATATTTTGTTACCACCAATCTCGATGATTTTAAGGTCGATCATCAAATAAACCTTATAAAGTGCGCAAAATGTGACGCCTTTATACCAGATATGACGCTTATAGCAAACAAATTGTTTGGTGAGGGAAAACCAATCCCAAAACATTTGTCTATGTGCCCTAAATGTAAAAGAAAACCATAA
- the ruvX gene encoding Holliday junction resolvase RuvX yields the protein MRYLGIDWGVSHLGLSISDPDEKIVFPMGSITRNTWKEDLIKIKKIIEEKGIQAIVLGDPIRTDVASASSKSILKVKRKLETLGVGVFLFDERYSSKEALKLQEILGNKDKNKVHEIASSIILKSYLEHKANVAKNLG from the coding sequence TTGAGATATTTGGGAATTGATTGGGGAGTTAGCCATCTGGGATTAAGCATAAGCGATCCTGATGAAAAGATTGTTTTTCCAATGGGTTCAATTACAAGAAACACCTGGAAGGAAGACTTAATTAAAATTAAAAAAATAATAGAAGAAAAAGGCATACAGGCAATAGTTCTTGGAGACCCTATAAGGACAGATGTAGCTTCTGCTTCATCTAAGTCAATTCTTAAGGTTAAGAGAAAATTGGAAACTTTGGGAGTTGGCGTTTTCCTCTTTGACGAAAGATATTCTTCTAAGGAGGCACTAAAACTTCAGGAGATTCTTGGCAACAAAGATAAAAATAAAGTTCATGAGATTGCTAGTTCGATTATTTTGAAGTCATATCTGGAACACAAAGCAAATGTTGCAAAGAACTTGGGTTAA